The following coding sequences are from one Natrinema sp. CBA1119 window:
- a CDS encoding type IV secretory system conjugative DNA transfer family protein, with product MVFDRFFDRGDSEESPPSSEKPTEDEEVDSNSQTNGDERSTSDSRSASQTRLGETYDISERDTAYVGGKSVITETASEGTVAGSHVREMFESGVDTSPAPLWIGYDEDAQRGFREAPLRFESLFRHIWITGTTGYGKTTELLNMMIQWSYSEYGFVYFDPKGRDSRELLRKLPEDRLDDVVWIEPGSSEHDKTVGLNFLEVPDCNTEEERENEIENRIENLKAIFDTDEYWGINMESITESMGRAMMQSEEPFSVIDMYFTLLNAERREEFALDVDDPYVREFCLEIARMDDETVRPLLKRIKSWVENSVIRRIISHRESTIDFRDIIDNDRIVIVRTPVENTDIKKMVTLGVMRNLWSAIQQRSYERDTDPDPYFVLCDEFDDIASDNLDIESMLARARSMRLSVTLSSQYPSQFDEETLKAMQNNCDSLIAFSVNDVDDAQLLMKRFRDYTAEDLISTDQYQAWTKLPLDGGRYSEPVLLRSFPPYPPLRSADAVDDIIEQSLDCYGTDPLTDAEIMQNLIYSDANEAANPTKILDETMAEAIRAVQIREDVRTENGWVDVTTLDEELSVRLENSHPDIDYEYEDLPDVREASRLLEVELKNDDIVVRLSDEGETTVQPETGTVGSAGGTSHDAVLIDTETALTERGFSVDILEQDGSEQPDATATHPNHDDVFNIEAETTTPDRPAKVLQNLKRAHEADRIPLFVVRPGDSDTKWAKRIENILSPPLQERADGTEQFYNRDEIVMFGGGATAHGGVTAVRPHTADTNRTVWTRDDGERVLSDGETEFSRVPDEGTLSKDGVPAYYSHDRETGQYTVHEPGDTCVYDSKDDFERDWTPIKRPFIPDVDLPKADVSRESYIVLILPADGSPIIFQHGETYALSDNPDHEELWPGGSIDSSSQVEVSPTDLGEDAPLDASVSDSPRRDESVDVDPDGDGVEAFTAMYVKETDGAQVPKNDLFQAYTNWVETHDIDGTNDVWFGRKLANAVDYDSDRVREGDEKVNVYTGIDLTTEGYQLLDQ from the coding sequence ATGGTGTTTGACCGATTTTTCGATCGTGGCGACTCCGAGGAGTCGCCTCCCTCGTCCGAGAAGCCCACAGAAGATGAGGAAGTAGATTCCAATTCGCAGACCAACGGAGACGAGCGGTCAACGTCCGATTCACGATCGGCTTCCCAGACCCGACTCGGCGAAACGTACGATATCAGTGAGCGAGACACGGCCTACGTTGGTGGGAAGTCCGTCATCACCGAGACAGCCAGTGAAGGCACCGTTGCGGGCTCGCACGTCCGTGAGATGTTCGAATCAGGTGTTGACACCTCGCCCGCCCCGCTCTGGATCGGCTACGACGAGGACGCCCAACGTGGATTCCGTGAAGCACCGCTCCGTTTCGAGTCGCTGTTCCGGCATATCTGGATCACGGGCACCACCGGCTACGGGAAAACCACGGAGTTGCTGAATATGATGATCCAGTGGTCATATTCAGAGTATGGCTTCGTATACTTCGACCCGAAAGGTCGCGACTCCCGCGAACTCCTGCGGAAACTCCCCGAAGACCGTCTGGACGATGTCGTCTGGATCGAGCCTGGATCGTCAGAGCACGACAAGACGGTCGGACTGAACTTCCTCGAGGTTCCCGATTGCAACACCGAGGAGGAACGCGAAAATGAAATCGAGAATCGCATCGAGAACCTCAAAGCAATCTTCGATACGGACGAGTACTGGGGGATCAACATGGAGTCGATCACCGAGTCGATGGGGCGAGCGATGATGCAGTCCGAGGAACCGTTCTCGGTGATCGATATGTACTTCACCCTCTTGAACGCCGAGCGACGCGAAGAGTTTGCCCTCGATGTCGACGACCCCTATGTGCGTGAATTCTGCCTCGAAATTGCACGGATGGACGACGAGACAGTCCGACCGCTGCTCAAGCGAATCAAATCGTGGGTCGAAAACTCGGTCATCCGGCGAATCATCTCCCACCGCGAGAGTACGATCGACTTCCGTGACATCATCGACAACGACCGAATCGTCATCGTCCGTACGCCCGTCGAGAACACGGACATCAAGAAGATGGTCACGCTCGGCGTGATGCGGAACCTCTGGAGCGCAATTCAACAACGGTCGTACGAACGCGATACCGACCCGGACCCCTACTTTGTCCTCTGTGACGAGTTTGACGACATCGCGAGCGACAACCTCGATATCGAGTCAATGCTCGCCCGTGCCCGGTCGATGCGACTCTCTGTGACGCTTTCCTCCCAGTACCCATCACAGTTCGATGAGGAGACGCTCAAGGCGATGCAGAACAACTGCGACAGCCTCATCGCCTTCTCGGTGAACGACGTCGACGACGCCCAGCTCTTGATGAAGCGGTTCCGAGACTATACGGCAGAGGACCTCATCTCGACCGACCAGTATCAGGCCTGGACGAAACTACCTCTTGACGGCGGTCGGTACTCCGAGCCCGTCCTCCTTCGCTCGTTCCCGCCATATCCACCGCTTCGGTCGGCTGACGCGGTCGACGATATCATCGAGCAGAGTTTAGACTGTTACGGGACCGACCCGCTGACCGACGCTGAGATTATGCAAAACCTCATCTACAGCGATGCCAACGAGGCAGCGAATCCGACGAAGATACTGGATGAAACGATGGCGGAGGCAATTCGTGCAGTGCAAATACGTGAGGACGTACGGACGGAAAACGGCTGGGTGGATGTCACCACCCTCGACGAGGAACTCTCGGTACGCCTTGAGAACAGCCATCCCGACATTGACTATGAGTACGAAGACTTGCCGGACGTGCGTGAAGCGTCACGGTTACTCGAAGTCGAACTGAAGAACGACGATATTGTCGTCCGTCTTTCCGACGAGGGGGAAACGACGGTACAGCCTGAGACTGGGACTGTCGGGTCGGCAGGCGGGACGAGCCACGATGCAGTACTTATTGATACCGAGACAGCGCTCACCGAACGCGGATTCAGTGTCGATATCCTCGAACAGGATGGGAGCGAGCAACCTGACGCCACCGCGACCCACCCAAACCACGACGACGTCTTCAACATTGAGGCCGAGACGACGACACCTGACCGGCCCGCGAAAGTTTTGCAGAACCTCAAACGAGCACATGAGGCCGACCGGATACCGCTCTTCGTCGTCCGTCCTGGTGACTCCGACACGAAGTGGGCCAAGCGAATCGAGAATATCCTCTCGCCGCCGCTGCAAGAGCGGGCCGACGGCACCGAACAGTTCTATAATCGTGACGAGATCGTGATGTTCGGCGGTGGCGCGACCGCTCACGGTGGAGTAACCGCAGTTCGGCCACACACCGCAGACACAAATCGAACTGTCTGGACACGCGATGACGGCGAGCGCGTACTTTCAGACGGCGAGACGGAGTTTTCCCGTGTTCCAGACGAGGGAACACTTTCCAAAGACGGCGTTCCGGCCTACTACAGCCACGACCGAGAAACCGGTCAGTACACCGTCCACGAACCCGGAGATACCTGCGTCTATGACTCGAAAGACGACTTCGAGAGAGACTGGACCCCGATCAAACGGCCGTTCATCCCCGACGTCGACCTTCCAAAGGCAGACGTTTCGCGCGAAAGCTACATCGTATTGATTCTCCCAGCCGACGGCAGTCCCATTATTTTCCAGCATGGCGAGACATATGCGCTGTCCGATAACCCCGACCACGAGGAGCTATGGCCGGGCGGTTCCATCGATAGCTCATCCCAAGTCGAAGTTTCGCCGACCGACCTTGGTGAGGATGCTCCGTTAGATGCGTCAGTATCTGATTCGCCGCGGAGAGACGAGTCGGTTGACGTCGATCCAGATGGCGACGGTGTTGAAGCGTTCACGGCGATGTACGTGAAGGAGACCGATGGAGCGCAGGTGCCGAAGAACGATTTATTTCAGGCGTACACCAACTGGGTCGAGACGCATGACATTGACGGAACGAACGACGTTTGGTTCGGTCGGAAGTTGGCGAATGCCGTCGACTATGATAGTGACCGCGTCAGAGAGGGCGACGAGAAAGTGAATGTCTACACTGGTATCGATCTGACGACAGAGGGATACCAGCTACTTGACCAATGA